One window from the genome of Nitrospirota bacterium encodes:
- a CDS encoding bacteriophage holin has product MKLKPLALGIALGIVWGGALFVTTWLSYYTGYGKLFLEVLAQSIYPGYTISPIGSFLGLIYGFVDGLISAALIGLIYNKITKI; this is encoded by the coding sequence ATGAAACTTAAACCACTTGCATTGGGTATAGCCCTCGGGATAGTGTGGGGCGGTGCATTATTTGTAACAACATGGCTCTCATACTATACAGGCTATGGAAAACTTTTTCTTGAAGTCCTCGCACAGTCGATTTATCCAGGATATACTATTTCACCGATAGGCAGTTTTCTCGGCCTTATTTACGGCTTTGTAGACGGCCTGATAAGCGCAGCATTAATCGGGTTAATTTACAATAAAATTACAAAAATATAG
- the rsmI gene encoding 16S rRNA (cytidine(1402)-2'-O)-methyltransferase: protein MKASTLYIVSTPIGNLEDITLRALRILKEVDVIAAEDTRHSRKLLTHYGISKPLISYWSEKEKIRAEDVLERLKAGQDVALISDAGTPGISDPGGVLIRKAIDEGINVVPIPGPSALIAAISISGLPTERFIFIGFLPAKEAQRKKVLQELAFEDKTITFYEAPHRVLETLTDMEYVLGNRRVVVIRELTKLHEEILRGNISDILDEMEERTIAGEYVIVVEGRLLEEKLSDVDALLEISALMKKGLGRKEAVKRVAESYGLSKKELYDRSLKESEK from the coding sequence TTGAAGGCATCGACCCTTTATATTGTCTCCACCCCTATAGGAAACCTTGAGGATATTACCCTCAGGGCGCTCAGAATTCTGAAAGAAGTAGATGTAATTGCTGCGGAGGACACGCGGCATTCAAGGAAGCTACTCACGCATTATGGAATATCAAAACCACTCATAAGCTACTGGAGCGAGAAAGAAAAAATCAGGGCCGAAGATGTCCTGGAGAGGTTAAAGGCAGGCCAGGATGTTGCCCTGATTTCAGATGCAGGTACTCCGGGGATATCAGACCCTGGAGGTGTTCTTATTAGAAAAGCCATTGATGAAGGGATAAATGTTGTCCCGATCCCCGGGCCTTCTGCCCTGATTGCAGCAATTTCCATCTCTGGACTTCCGACAGAAAGATTTATTTTTATCGGTTTTTTACCAGCAAAAGAAGCGCAGAGGAAAAAAGTCCTCCAGGAACTTGCCTTTGAGGATAAGACCATTACCTTTTACGAAGCCCCTCACAGAGTTCTTGAGACCCTGACTGATATGGAATATGTTTTGGGAAATCGCAGGGTTGTTGTGATAAGAGAGCTGACAAAACTCCATGAAGAGATTTTGAGGGGCAATATATCAGATATCCTCGATGAAATGGAAGAAAGAACCATAGCTGGAGAATACGTTATTGTTGTAGAAGGAAGGCTATTGGAGGAAAAACTCTCTGATGTGGATGCCCTCCTTGAGATCAGTGCCCTTATGAAAAAGGGCCTTGGCAGGAAAGAGGCTGTAAAAAGGGTTGCAGAGTCATATGGTTTAAGCAAAAAGGAACTGTATGATAGAAGCCTCAAAGAAAGTGAGAAGTGA
- a CDS encoding NAD+ synthase translates to MYSFRIALAQINPVVGDLSDNVKKIISYIKKAKALKADLVAFPELAITGYPPEDLLLKPQFIKDNIDALDRVRVATKGTTAVVGFVDRKDDIFNAAAILSNERLIDVYHKMYLPNYGVFDEYRYFQAGTRCPIYNVHGVNVGVNICEDIWYPGGPTRVQALAGAEVIVNINASPYHIGKALLREKMLSTRASDSGVIVTYINTVGGQDELVFDGGSLVIDQGGNTIAKGERFKEDLIVVDLNIDAVIMSRLHDPRRRQEALALEEGLVDKISIPSRAFGTKYKPKLPKRKETVLSPAEEIYSALVLGTKDYVEKNRFTGVIIGLSGGIDSSLVATIAVDALGKANVRGLFMPSPYTAKESYEDAYSLAKNLGIKIIEIPITEIFETYLKIMAKDFKGLRKDTTEENLQARIRGNLLMAFSNKFGWLVLTTGNKSEMSVGYATLYGDMAGGFAVIKDVPKTMVYKLCEWRNKKQGRDIIPGRVLYKEPTAELKPGQKDSDVLPPYQVLDPILKAYVEDDRSFDEIMDMGCDVECAQRVIMMIDRSEYKRRQAPPGIKITSRAFGRDRRFPITNHYRSY, encoded by the coding sequence ATGTACTCTTTTAGAATAGCCCTTGCCCAGATTAACCCTGTAGTTGGCGATCTGTCAGATAATGTTAAAAAAATAATTTCCTATATCAAAAAGGCAAAGGCCTTGAAGGCGGACCTTGTGGCCTTCCCTGAACTTGCTATTACCGGGTATCCGCCTGAAGACCTCCTGTTAAAGCCACAGTTCATCAAAGACAATATAGATGCACTGGACAGGGTTAGAGTCGCTACAAAAGGTACAACAGCGGTTGTTGGTTTTGTCGATAGGAAGGATGATATTTTTAATGCTGCTGCCATACTTTCAAATGAAAGACTTATTGATGTCTACCACAAAATGTATCTGCCCAATTATGGAGTTTTTGATGAATACCGCTATTTTCAAGCCGGTACAAGATGTCCGATTTATAATGTTCATGGGGTAAATGTAGGTGTAAACATCTGTGAAGATATATGGTACCCTGGAGGCCCGACAAGGGTTCAGGCCCTCGCTGGCGCTGAGGTTATTGTTAATATAAATGCTTCGCCATATCATATTGGCAAGGCCCTTTTAAGGGAAAAGATGCTTTCGACAAGGGCCTCGGATAGCGGTGTCATTGTGACATATATAAACACAGTAGGAGGTCAGGACGAGCTTGTCTTTGACGGTGGCAGCCTTGTAATAGACCAGGGCGGTAATACTATTGCAAAGGGCGAGCGGTTTAAAGAGGACCTTATAGTTGTGGACTTAAATATAGATGCGGTAATAATGAGCAGGCTACATGACCCGAGGCGGCGACAGGAAGCCCTTGCCCTTGAAGAAGGACTGGTTGATAAAATTTCAATCCCTTCCCGAGCCTTCGGGACTAAATATAAGCCAAAACTTCCAAAGAGAAAAGAGACTGTACTGTCGCCAGCAGAAGAAATTTATAGCGCCCTCGTTTTAGGAACAAAGGACTATGTAGAAAAAAACAGGTTCACGGGGGTAATAATTGGCCTCAGTGGCGGCATTGATTCATCCCTTGTAGCTACTATTGCCGTTGATGCCCTCGGAAAGGCAAATGTCAGAGGTTTATTTATGCCCTCGCCATATACCGCTAAGGAGAGTTACGAGGATGCCTACAGCCTTGCAAAAAATCTTGGTATAAAAATTATCGAAATTCCAATTACAGAGATTTTTGAAACCTACCTGAAAATTATGGCAAAGGATTTTAAAGGACTCAGGAAAGATACCACTGAAGAAAACCTCCAGGCAAGAATAAGGGGAAATCTCCTCATGGCTTTTTCAAATAAATTTGGCTGGCTTGTTCTTACAACAGGAAATAAGTCAGAGATGAGTGTTGGCTATGCAACCCTTTATGGCGATATGGCAGGAGGCTTTGCTGTTATAAAAGATGTGCCTAAGACAATGGTATATAAGCTCTGCGAGTGGAGGAACAAAAAACAGGGCAGAGATATAATCCCCGGGAGGGTTCTCTATAAAGAACCAACTGCTGAGCTCAAGCCTGGCCAGAAGGACTCTGACGTGCTTCCGCCGTATCAGGTGCTTGACCCTATTTTAAAGGCATATGTTGAGGATGACCGCAGTTTTGATGAAATAATGGATATGGGTTGCGATGTTGAGTGTGCGCAGAGGGTCATAATGATGATTGACCGCTCAGAATACAAGAGAAGACAGGCACCGCCTGGAATAAAGATAACATCACGGGCATTTGGAAGGGATAGAAGATTCCCTATAACAAATCATTACAGGAGTTATTGA
- the larC gene encoding nickel pincer cofactor biosynthesis protein LarC, translating to MIAYFDCFSGVSGDMILGAMVDAGMPLNELKRELSKLKLKGYRLKEEEVKRAGLMATKVDVVQSSKFKGQSSKNWKDVEKIIKASSLSPQVKQNGLKIFKRLFEAEAKVHGEPLDKVHLHELGAVDCIIDIIGTLIGLEFLGVEKVYSSAINLGSGTVKTEHGILPVPAPATAGLLRKVPVYSSNIPFELTTPTGAVIISSLADGFGPMPHMKVSKIGIGAGNKDFRTQPNILRLFVGEGGTTSADEVTIIETNIDDMSPQIYEHVMDLLFDSGALDVYLTPVMAKKSRPGIKLTVISDNLKAAKLSDIILRETTTFGLRAYQAKRTVLEREIREVETAYGKVRVKVGKMKGEVLKESPEYEDLKELAKKNRVPIGVILNEITKKRKF from the coding sequence ATGATTGCCTATTTCGACTGTTTCTCTGGTGTAAGCGGGGATATGATACTCGGGGCGATGGTGGATGCAGGGATGCCCTTAAATGAACTGAAAAGGGAACTTTCTAAACTTAAACTTAAGGGTTATAGATTAAAGGAAGAGGAAGTCAAGAGGGCTGGCCTTATGGCCACGAAAGTAGATGTAGTTCAAAGTTCAAAGTTCAAAGGTCAAAGTTCAAAGAATTGGAAAGATGTCGAAAAGATTATAAAGGCGTCGTCCCTTTCTCCGCAAGTAAAACAGAATGGACTCAAAATCTTCAAAAGATTATTTGAGGCCGAGGCAAAGGTTCACGGCGAACCCCTTGATAAGGTTCATCTCCATGAACTTGGTGCTGTGGATTGTATAATTGACATAATCGGTACACTGATAGGACTTGAATTTTTAGGTGTGGAAAAGGTTTATTCTTCGGCAATAAACCTTGGGAGCGGTACTGTGAAGACTGAGCACGGAATCCTTCCTGTTCCTGCACCTGCCACTGCAGGACTTTTAAGGAAAGTACCTGTTTATTCCTCAAACATTCCATTTGAGCTTACAACACCCACAGGTGCAGTTATTATCTCTTCTCTGGCTGATGGCTTCGGGCCAATGCCCCATATGAAAGTTTCAAAAATTGGCATCGGTGCAGGAAATAAGGATTTTAGAACACAGCCCAATATCCTCAGGTTATTTGTTGGCGAAGGCGGCACAACCTCTGCTGATGAAGTTACAATAATTGAAACGAATATCGATGATATGTCGCCACAGATTTATGAACATGTCATGGATCTCCTATTTGATTCTGGCGCCCTCGATGTTTATTTAACTCCTGTGATGGCGAAAAAGAGCCGTCCTGGAATAAAACTCACAGTGATTTCTGATAATCTTAAAGCAGCCAAGCTATCTGATATAATCTTAAGGGAGACAACCACCTTTGGCCTCAGGGCTTATCAGGCTAAGCGGACTGTCCTTGAGAGAGAAATCAGAGAGGTAGAGACGGCTTATGGAAAGGTCAGGGTTAAGGTAGGGAAGATGAAAGGGGAGGTGCTTAAAGAATCTCCTGAATACGAAGATTTAAAGGAATTGGCAAAGAAAAATCGTGTGCCTATAGGTGTTATCCTTAATGAGATAACAAAAAAGCGTAAATTTTGA